One Rhizoctonia solani chromosome 1, complete sequence DNA window includes the following coding sequences:
- a CDS encoding Pre-rRNA-processing protein TSR2 — translation MASNSSSQARDMVLFARGVIALLDSWDVLRLAITEGWGGPESSAKRTWLASIIVDEFESSTASNSPDLDYIADLILQAMSDEFDVDVDDGSAERIAESVVKLWAAEPTTAAQMVAQFQAAAEKRSKVKVQASRGEGNGDSDWESESEDEDGPAAPREKPEPVVDEDGFTLVQGKGKGKH, via the exons ATGGCGTCAAACAGCAGCAGCCAAGCTCGGGACATGGTCTTGTTCGCTCGAGGAGTTATCGCTCTACTTGATAGTTGGGATGTTCTTCGTCTTGCCATAACAGAAGGGTGGGGTGGTCCAGAATCGTCTGCTAAACGAACTTGGCTGGCTTCAATTATCGTCGACGAATTTGAATCGTCCACAGCTTCTAACTCGCCAGACCTTGATTATATTGCCGACCTCATACTGCAAGCCATGTCCGACGAATTCGATGTAGACGTCGATGACGGTAGTGCGGAGCGCATTGCCGAATCAGTGGTCAAACTATGGGCAGCCGAACCCACGACTGCAGCCCAAATGGTTGCCCAATTCCAGGCAGCGGCCGAGAAAAGAAGCAAGGTCAAAGTGCAAGCTTCAAGGGGAGAGGGCAACGGAGATAGCGATTGGGAAAGCGAAAGTGAGGACGAAGATGGT CCTGCTGCACCTAGGGAAAAGCCAGAGCCAGTTGTAGACGAGGATGGATTTACGCTGGTTCAAGGCAAAGGCAAAGGCAAGCATTAG
- a CDS encoding CoA-binding domain protein yields the protein MRVSIQPSDWTIKLTISRAPALIGLGILGVTAWAGFVVYATNQERLASSVTKQVLTQVRASQEIAAELGQGVVAEPTWWMVGQPYVDGALFGTVLGNLSIQTLELQRQGRY from the exons ATGCGAGTGAGCATCCAACCCAGCGATTGGACAATTAAGCTCACTATC AGTCGAGCACCAGCACTCATCGGGCTGGGTATACTGGGCGTAACTGCATGGGCTGGATTTGTCGTGTATGCTACGAATCAAGAACGCCTAGCTAGCTCTGTGACCAAACAGGTCCTCACCCAAGTCCGGGCTTCTCAAGAGATCGCCGCGGAGCTTGGTCAGGGAGTTGTAGCCGAGCCTACATGGTGGATGGTCGGTCAACCATACGTGGACGGGGCG TTGTTCGGTACTGTTCTCGGAAACTTGAGTATCCAAACTTTGGAACTTCAAAGGCAAGGTCGATATTAG
- a CDS encoding pentatricopeptide repeat-containing protein 5, mitochondrial: protein MIPKLATNLLHLNVQRAAAAVQNGALRSLQTTHHGGSLNWAGAGSSSSGWGSTGGAKYSGKIYQGYTGAGRAITHANAGPDETEDARMMSLQRRGITPRRGGLHRWLPLLQICACSTLYRSFPTSRRLAPKLHCCSRAPPRARSCRPGRGHSSIRTGLRKRSKSLSALPEMHARATRQEVEGEGEGVDANMRDYDSWSILHNSEDAAQIRAEIHRVRTQVYPFDLRSRNQEKPQGKGKAPIRRAPQPSTAWFNGALNALYRTRIPGQPVTDVVRLYNDMLARGVLPDANTYAIVIAVLCERDWEVVRALQALDTERIRASITVDADLNPPVLPLSSSEILTSPALQEALPHHAETIRLLRGEIHLPAALALFHAAAIFRGFARNLPFATFARLLRACAARGERGGAVRVWEVLEKRDTPHGPSKAHYVPAVFRHLIATYTSARDVGGAEEVFTEWIKAASKGEVMGVSAGLNLLGSSSRASSDDTESEEAAIMASSGGERDVWDEMVVAYAVCGQGARAVELVERMIDGRDGAPKPTGATFSRMIKAFCDSGDVGTAYAWFERLRAMGGAYTPNLFAWAHIITALGTGGYVREMNALVSSLVGDVSPTAYKVRHAQARVIVDANMVTIERGAARFRAARSSPSNAAQSAPSNSKRPNHAADMAVTEPERQAILASESVEFLFETILPHLPALSHGHQSGILRELAQRLVGPGTIGVVSDDRAVNLVVDRAQAEVAAVKVAATGVFGDQPQQSVSYHPNQPEDVMAITSRAAGAAVHELLTALYAARRLELGQHVRLAKAWCEVTAGVPHHLPARGIVDTLSGSQIELSEEDWKLIADAFATSLLNEVPVSDAALAALSKGPVHAMNWKDVARGAVHVLGPERARAAMAEMGPEVVAFIDSLVTPSPVETGSVVGSPETGFTSAEEETAYPRPAYSPQEQYPPLQPYHIDPLQSKFIDEYSLPRATVTPLDAFARFQAGMHIGRLPAPETIGRLINALGRLGAVDKVQFLYSAAQHALSCLENEKAWQAQAWFQIEDQMVIALAHAERPEAAAIHKSRIIAQGGSPSADAYGALIAGIKNTTDDAHVARELFEEARKLGVPANIFLYNTVISKAARARKAEYALELFHEMRAAGLRPTSVTYGAIIGACCRVGDAETASYLFAEMSSMPNFKPRVPPYNTMMQFFVHTKPNRERCLDYYQAMLDARVRPSSHTYKLLLDCYGTIEPVDLNSMEDVFKRLQQDRSVSVQGAHWAALINAYGCAAHDLDRALAKFDNIPAHAQPDAVAYEALFNVIVMHHRVDLVPQYLERMNNAGVHMTAYIANLLIKGYATAGHLERARGVFDSMIDPPVGLAAVHNHPGHSGQDGIKHDVPVPVGAPVYREPSTWEAMVRAELGAGQKERAVVLLDRMEDRRVDLSLMSENRQLTGYSECSLLLLLHAFVASWATTARLLSHNLHRPLKQKFFDNFSLTSFRALKISSDV from the exons ATGATACCTAAGCTAGCTACTAATCTCTTGCACCTCAACGTGCAGCGAGCAGCAGCGGCTGTTCAGAACGGTGCTCTCAGGAGCTTACAAACTACTCATCATGGCGGTTCTCTCAACTGGGCCGGTGCTGGTTCTTCGAGCTCGGGATGGGGCAGTACCGGCGGGGCCAAATACAGTGGGAAGATATATCAGGGATACACA GGTGCTGGTCGGGCGATCACCCACGCAAACGCTGGTCCCGATGAGACTGAAGATGCTCGTATGATGTCCCTCCAGCGCAGGGGAATCACACCCCGCAGGGGCGGGCTGCATCGCTGGCTCCCTCTTCTGCAGATATGCGCATGCTCAACACTTTATCGCTCGTTCCCAACGTCCAGACGGCTCGCGCCAAAACTCCACTGTTGCTCGCGAGCTCCCCCCAGAGCTCGATCTTGCCGCCCAGGACGTGGACATTCCTCCATCCGCACCGGACTCCGCAAACGGAGCAAGTCCCTCTCGGCACTTCCCGAAATGCATGCAAGAGCGACAAGACAAGAAGTTGAAGGCGAGGGCGAGGGCGTCGATGCCAATATGCGCGACTACGATAGCTGGAGCATTCTTCATAATTCCGAGGATGCCGCGCAGATACGTGCTGAGATCCACAGGGTCCGTACTCAGGTCTATCCCTTCGATCTTCGATCTCGAAATCAGGAGAAGCCCCAAGGTAAAGGAAAGGCTCCCATCCGTCGTGCACCTCAACCTAGTACCGCCTGGTTCAACGGCGCTCTCAATGCTCTCTACCGCACAAGAATTCCTGGTCAACCCGTTACCGATGTCGTACGGCTATACAATGATATGCTTGCTCGTGGGGTACTTCCCGATGCCAACACCTATGCTATTGTTATCGCGGTTCTTTGCGAACGTGACTGGGAAGTCGTTCGTGCCCTTCAAGCTCTCGATACCGAACGTATTCGGGCCAGCATCACAGTCGACGCCGATCTCAATCCCCCGGTACTCCCACTTAGTTCATCGGAAATTTTGACTTCGCCAGCACTTCAGGAGGCTTTGCCCCATCACGCCGAGACCATCCGGTTATTGCGAGGAGAAATCCACCTTCCTGCCGCCCTAGCTTTGTTCCACGCAGCGGCCATCTTCCGGGGGTTCGCAAGGAACCTACCCTTCGCAACCTTTGCTAGGCTCCTGCGCGCATGTGCTGCTCGAGGAGAACGCGGCGGTGCCGTTCGGGTCTGGGAAGTCCTGGAGAAACGCGATACGCCCCACGGACCAAGTAAAGCCCATTATGTCCCCGCCGTCTTCCGGCATTTAATTGCAACCTACACATCTGCGCGTGATGTTGGTGGTGCGGAAGAAGTCTTCACGGAATGGATCAAGGCCGCTTCAAAAGGCGAGGTTATGGGTGTCAGCGCAGGACTGAATCTCCTTGGGTCGAGCTCGCGCGCATCTAGTGACGATACCGAGAGCGAAGAGGCTGCAATCATGGCTTCTAGCGGGGGAGAGCGGGATGTCTGGGACGAGATGGTGGTAGCGTATGCAGTATGCGGACAAGGCGCCCGCGCTGTTGAGCTCGTTGAGAGGATGATAGATGGTCGAGATG GCGCCCCTAAACCAACTGGCGCTACTTTCTCTCGTATGATCAAGGCGTTTTGCGATTCCGGAGACGTAGGGACGGCTTATGCTTGGTTTGAGCGTCTGCGTGCCATGGGTG GCGCATATACTCCCAATCTTTTTGCTTGGGCGCATATTATAACCGCACTCGGCACGGGCGGTTATGTTCGTGAAATGAACGCCCTTGTCTCAAGCCTGGTTGGAGATGTGTCTCCCACTGCGTACAAAGTGAGGCACGCTCAAGCCCGAGTCATCGTAGATGCAAATATGGTCACAATTGAGCGCGGTGCCGCTCGATTCCGCGCGGCCCGTTCATCCCCATCGAATGCAGCTCAATCTGCTCCCTCGAACTCGAAGCGCCCCAACCATGCTGCCGACATGGCCGTCACCGAGCCTGAGCGTCAGGCAATTCTCGCCTCTGAATCGGTTGAGTTCTTGTTCGAAACGATACTGCCGCACCTCCCCGCGCTTTCGCACGGCCATCAATCCGGTATCCTCAGGGAACTCGCCCAACGCCTCGTCGGACCGGGGACAATCGGAGTCGTATCCGACGACCGGGCGGTGAATTTGGTCGTAGACCGAGCTCAGGCGGAGGTCGCCGCAGTTAAAGTAGCAGCCACAGGCGTGTTTGGAGATCAACCCCAACAAAGTGTGTCTTACCATCCCAACCAACCCGAGGACGTCATGGCGATCACCTCACGCGCTGCCGGTGCGGCGGTTCACGAACTCTTGACTGCGCTGTATGCGGCTCGAAGGTTAGAGCTTGGCCAGCACGTGCGCTTGGCAAAGGCTTGGTGCGAGGTTACGGCTGGTGTGCCACATCATCTCCCGGCGCGCGGGATCGTCGATACTCTCTCCGGCTCCCAGATCGAGTTGTCCGAAGAAGACTGGAAGCTCATCGCCGATGCATTCGCAACAAGTTTACTGAACGAGGTCCCTGTCTCTGATGCTGCCCTCGCTGCCCTCTCCAAGGGGCCTGTGCATGCCATGAACTGGAAGGACGTCGCCCGTGGTGCGGTCCATGTACTCGGCCCTGAGCGAGCGCGCGCAGCTATGGCCGAAATGGGCCCCGAAGTCGTCGCATTTATCGATTCGCTCGTAACACCTAGTCCGGTTGAAACTGGCTCGGTTGTTGGGTCCCCCGAGACTGGGTTCACGTCGGCCGAAGAGGAAACCGCCTATCCTCGACCCGCATATAGTCCACAGGAGCAGTACCCACCCTTGCAGCCATACCACATCGACCCCCTTCAAAGCAAATTCATCGATGAATACAGTCTTCCTCGTGCAACCGTCACTCCTCTCGATGCTTTTGCACGCTTCCAAGCCGGGATGCACATCGGACGACTTCCTGCCCCTGAGACAATCGGACGGTTGATCAACGCGCTCGGCCGACTCGGTGCAGTGGACAAGGTCCAATTCTTATATTCAGCTGCACAACACGCGCTTTCATGTTTGGAAAACGAAAAGGCATGGCAAGCACAGGCCTGGTTCCAGATTGAAGATCAGATGGTCATTGCGCTCGCACATGCTGAACGACCCGAAGCTGCGGCGATTCACAAGTCGAGGATCATCGCTCAGGGTGGCTCTCCTTCGGCCGATGCCTATGGCGCTCTTATTGCCGGGATCAAGAACACCACCGACGATGCACATGTCGCCCGCGAACTATTCGAAGAGGCACGGAAACTTGGTGTCCCCGCCAACATCTTCTTGTACAACACCGTCATCAGCAAGGCTGCTCGTGCACGCAAGGCCGAGTATGCACTCGAGTTGTTCCACGAGATGCGTGCGGCTGGGTTGCGCCCTACAAGTGTCACGTATGGTGCCATCATTGGTGCCTGTTGCCGTGTTGGCGATGCGGAGACAGCCTCGTACCTGTTTGCAGAGATGTCGTCGATGCCCAACTTCAAGCCGAGGGTTCCGCCTTACAACACCATGATGCAATTCTTTGTTCACACCAAGCCGAACCGCGAACGATGCTTGGACTACTACCAGGCGATGCTCGATGCTAGAGTACGCCCTAGTTCCCACACATACAAG TTGTTGCTTGATTGCTACGGTACGATCGAGCCCGTCGACCTCAATTCGATGGAAGATGTCTTCAAGCGCCTTCAACAAGACCGCTCAGTATCTGTGCAAGGCGCCCATTGGGCTGCTCTCATCAATGCGTATGGTTGCGCCGCACATGATCTCGACCGTGCCCTCGCCAAATTTGACAACATTCCTGCACATGCTCAGCCCGATGCCGTCGCCTACGAGGCCTTGTTCAACGTCATTGTTATGCACCACCGAGTCGACCTTGTTCCACAATACCTCGAACGCATGAACAATGCTGGTGTGCATATGACAGCGTATATCGCCAACTTGCTCATCAAGGGCTATGCGACCGCTGGACACTTGGAGCGTGCGCGTGGAGTGTTTGATTCTATGATCGATCCTCCTGTTGGCCTTGCAGCGGTGCACAACCATCCTGGCCATAGCGGACAAGACGGAATCAAGCATGACGTCCCTGTCCCAGTTGGCGCTCCAGTTTACAGAGAGCCTTCGACCTGGGAGGCTATGGTTCGGGCCGAGCTTGGTGCTGGCCAGAAGGAACGGGCGGTGGTACTCCTGGATAGGATGGAGGATAGGCGAGTAGACTTATCTCTGATGTCTGAGAATCGGCAGCTAACTGGTTATTCAGAATGTTCCCTATTGCTGTTACTTCACGCATTCGTAGCATCATGGGCGACGACGGCTCGCTTGTTGAGCCACAACCTTCATCGCCCGCTTAAACAAAAGTTCTTCGATAATTTTTCCCTTACTTCGTTTCGTGCATTGAAGATCTCCAGTGATGTTTGA
- a CDS encoding ADP-ribosylation factor family, whose translation MFSLSQSSAGTSSSSGGASDLQTVLSPSSSGSHSHDETDPEEMSDPPRKRLRRIAGLNNVKRIRGFLAGIVNVPMDIFAQFAFKLTGYLNRVEEEREERVEELKRRRFVAIKAHLMRDGWEEADCEVDFEGEEAYEMLQKDWDRLVNQPKPLTIRSWESIKLKVTRIAEIYREFRLEAERTYRGMERRLKLGELVTAIDTEEPQIIELAPEHDHSSDQSESLTIPFPNWTRALNLWTLRQIAEEDISGLVAEQRFMSRRGMIVQELRNWQRSLAACLVRKLETRDHFGLGDLLVCRMPFMPGLRRTHPPEPVELSTAFTADSSQYILDNDIRTLLRADSVFEFYDYPTCYYFPEIVAIVRDKLLPPPSYIPARYSEDDRDDIYSTNPMGLHGVGAHRLGRRAARGLLASLGKQNAAYLEMSGYGRRFVCGRCWVKTPMTWIEMVTHYARNVTYNWNFPITCSLRAEGIECKEEHGGFKSNVIGTRNKTRADEQSEFQVTTRPLVRLLSIDELNSLESEPLSTQFTCGVCDQVADLHNGQGLDGKPIPRPKGSREVMIEHLLDVHNVTQDMHQFKLNECTGLDNAGKTTILKRLKGQDVMSTSPTLGFEISTITYGKYLLNIWDVGGQRTLRPYWRNYFEQTDVLVWVVDSGDRLRIEDCREELHALLQEQRLAGASLLVFANKQDITGSMSDEEIKEAWIALEEKGIPYLYQEENPYKKDVKFLEKFPKGLVPGVLYKGNPIAESLVILEFLEDAYPQVPLLPTDPYSRAQVRYTVDSVTKSVLPPFYRLLQAQEEDKRDEARQDLYKGLQKFTEGITGPFWAGEQFTHADIALLPFIVRLPILEAHRSFKRTEVGHGFEAYAERVVNIPSVQRTLSDAERYEEVYDRYLRNETQSEVAKSTRAGRILP comes from the exons ATGTTTAGTCTTTCGCAGAGTAGCGCAGG TACTAGTAGCAGTTCTGGGGGTGCCAGTGATCTCCAGACTG TGCTCAGTCCGAGCAGCTCCGGATCCCACTCTC ACGATGAAACCGACCCAGAAGAAATGAGCGACCCTCCGAGAAAGCGTCTGCGTAGGATCGCAGGACTAAACAACGTCAAACGCATACGCGGCTTTTTAGCGGGGATCGTAAACGTACCAATGGACATATTTGCTCAA TTTGCATTCAAGTTGACTGGATACTTGAACCGTGTGGAAGAAGAGAGAGAAGAGAGGGTCGAGGAACTGAAGAGGAGGAGATTTGTTGC CATAAAGGCACACCTGATGAGGGATGGATGGGAAGAAGCGGATTGTGAGGTCGATTTTGAAGGGGAGGAGGCGTAcgaaatgctccaaaaagaTTGGGATAGACTAGTAAACCAGCCGAAACCCCTTACTATCAGAA GTTGGGAGAGCATCAAGTTGAAAGTAACACGCATTGCAGAGATCTATAGGGAATTCCGTCTTGAGGCCGAAAGGACTTACCGCGGTATGGAACGTCGACTAAAGTTAGGCGAACTTGTCACTGCGATCGACACTGAGGAACCTCAGATCATCGAACTGGCCCCTGAACATGACCACTCCTCCGATCAGTCGGAATCCCTCactatcccatttccaaattGGACTCGTGCACTCAACCTATGGACTCTCCGCCAAATCGCGGAGGAAGACATCTCGGGTCTTGTCGCCGAGCAAAGATTCATGTCTCGGAGGGGGATGATTGTACAGGAGTTAAGGAATTGGCAACGTTCACTGGCTGCGTGTCTTGTGAGGAAGTTGGAAACTCGTGATCACTTTGGCCTGGGTGACTTGCTTGTATGTCGCATGCCATTTATGCCTGGTCTACGACGTACACATCCTCCCGAACCTG TGGAGCTATCCACCGCATTTACCGCCGACTCTAGCCAGTATATATTGGACAATGATATTCGCACACTTCTCCGGGCCGATAGCGTATTCGAGTTTTATGATTATCCAACATGCTACTACTTCCCCGAAATTGTAGCAATCGTCCGAGACAAACTTTTACCGCCGCCGTCCTACATTCCTGCCAGATATTCCGAAGATGACCGTGACGACATCTACAGCACCAACCCTATGGGCCTTCATGGAGTGGGCGCTCATAGGCTCGGACGAAGAGCCGCTAGGGGTCTACTTGCATCTTTAGGTAAACAGAACGCAGCGTATCTAGAAATGAGCGGCTATGGAAGACGATTTGTATGTGGAAGGTGCTGGGTCAAGACACCCATGACgtggattgaaatg GTTACGCATTACGCGCGGAATGTAACCTATAATTGGAACTTCCCAATTACCTGTTCCTTGCGAGCCGAGGGTATCGAATGTAAAGAAGAACATGGTGGGTTCAAGAGCAATGTCATCGGGACGCGAAACAAGACTCGTGCCGATGAGCAATCAGAGTTCCAAGTCACTACCCGTCCGCTCGTGAGGCTGTTATCTATCGACGAACTCAATTCCTTGGAGAGCGAGCCACTGTCGACGCAGTTTACATGTGGGGTTTGCGATCAGGTTGCGGACTTGCATAACggccaagggcttgacgggAAGCCCATTCCGCGGCCCAAAGGTTCACGGGAGGTAATGATTGAGCACTTGCTAGACGT GCATAATGTCACCCAGGACATGCATCAGTTCAAATTGAATGAGTGCAC AGGTTTGGACAACGCGGGCAAGACTACCATATTAAAACGGCTGAAAGGACAGGATGTCATGTCGACCAGTCCCACACTTGGCTTCGAGATTTCTACAATAACATACGGAAA GTATCTCTTGAACATTT GGGATGTTGGTGGCCAAAGAACCCTTAGACCGTACTGGCGCAATTACTTTGAACAAACTGATGTGCTTGTCTGGGTCGTGGACTCTGGCGACCGTTTGCGGATCGAAGATTGCCGTGAAGAGCTACACGCTTTGTTGCAAGAACAA AGGTTGGCTGGTGCATCTCTATTGGTCTTTGCGAACAAGCAGGATATCACTGGGTCGATGTCTGATGAAGAAATAAAAGAG GCGTGGATTGCTCTTGAGGAGAAGGGTATCCCATATT TGTATCAAGAAGAGAATCCGTATAAAAAG GACGTCAAGTTTTTAGAGAAATTTCCGAAGGGATTAGTACCA GGAGTTCTGTACAAAGGAAATCCTATAGCAGAATCGCTCGTGATACTTGAGTTCCTTGAAGATG CTTACCCACAAGTTCCATTGCTTCCAACCGACCCATACTCCCGAGCTCAAGTCCGATACACTGTTGATAGTGTGACCAAATCTGTTTTGCCCCCATTTTACAGATTGCTTCAAGCGCAAGAAGAAGATAAAAGGGATGAGGCGCGTCAAG atctgtacaagggccttcaGAAGTTTACCGAAGGGATAACTGGCCCTTTCTGGGCCGGAGAGCAGTTCACACATGCGGACATTGCGCTACTCCCTTTCATTGTCCGATTGCCAATACTGGAAGCCCACCGAAGCTTCAAGAGAACCGAAGTCGGGCATGGATTTGAAG CGTATGCGGAACGTGTTGTGAATATTCCATCTGTCCAACGCACGCTCTCAGATGCAGAAAGATATGAGGAGGTGTATGACCGCTACCTGAGAAACGAAACACAATCAGAAGTAGCGAAAAGCACCAGAGCAGGTCGTATTCTTCCGTAG
- a CDS encoding mRNA cleavage and polyadenylation factor CLP1 has product MSGGPALSAIARRKAKIEAATANASISTQKTDGTSKAPVDTASSAIDTTSIPTLKRKAPARPSRHSKIPTDQVTDSYSRKKARAYPYSQVIPAVEKPTPLDYTYERPYSPSRPFNSSEEEVITNAPTPEKTGTTYASQQAAELGLPARPNKNIPTITEKKNCFTLIPDDVDSVVGRRSATRIVLLNQGESLLFVGTMELTLLQGHIQLLGTTLSPSKTSHKIFAPRSHPIPVLDALGPTTNASFETLSQNGPQLISNLPKHIVEAISPSHVVLVLQELLTGVEQLGQVVRTFAGIFEPDGRDNHITQQVFKSAHLYRTESQFDSSFDFPDDWQQAIATILSVVSKEDPGTEGSFAYDAPIILVRGSKNSGKSTFSRVLANNLTSRYHSVAFIDCDLGQSEFTPGGMVSLNVLKTPVLGPPFTHDNPPRYAHFIGGNSPKTSPSHYLAALGDLAQRYQLELKYSESLNDENVDNDLTKNSGSVPLVINTQGWVKGLGADLLRSIEGLFTPTHIVEFQTPRISSSFDLFQAQPPSYSKDFGRDPSTNPCRLINLSPILPSSRSPRFSAADLRSLTLASYFYSRNHKDNHVDQSHSIACWDTSLSMRNIAPISIDIRSALESITIVSPTGDDVVQADISRAIVCGIVGLVVPDFPSKPAQMIYAQGALPPPPQNSRCIGLGFVRGASATQLHLLTPVPANQLRLCRILVLGELTMPVWAFLDPEKDTNEEDGLPFLQWGRSIAEEAGGERKRIRRNIMRRGQL; this is encoded by the exons ATGTCTGGAGGACCTGCACTTAGCGCTATTGCTCGAAGAAAGGCAAAAATTGAGGCTGCTACCGCTAATGCTTCGATTTCGACTCAGAAAACAGATGGTACTTCTAAAGCTCCAGTTGATACAGCCTCTTCTGCTATTGATACCACCTCAATCCCAACACTGAAGCGAAAGGCGCCGGCACGACCTTCTAGGCACAGCAAAATCCCTACCGACCAGGTCACTGATTCTTACTCAAGGAAGAAGGCCAGAGCTTATCCTTATTCTCAAGTAATACCAGCAGTCGAAAAACCGACACCACTAGACTATACATACGAAAGGCCATACTCTCCGAGCCGACCATTTAACTCCTCAGAGGAGGAGGTTATTACAAATGCTCCTACCCCAGAGAAAACTGGAACTACTTACGCTAGTCAACAGGCAGCAGAGCTTGGTTTACCTGCTCG GCCAAACAAAAATATACCTACTATAACCGAGAAGAAAAATTGTTTTACTCTCATACCTGATGATGTAGATTCCGTAGTCGGACGACGTAGCGCTACGAGGATAGTCCTACTCAACCAAGGAGAATCGCTATTGTTCGTAGGCACGATGGAACTCACGTTGCTCCAAGGCCACATCCAGCTACTGGGGACAACACTATCACCTTCGAAGACTTCCCACAAAATATTTGCGCCACGTTCTCATCCGATACCAGTTTTGGACGCTTTAGGTCCCACCACTAACGCGAGCTTCGAAACGTTGAGCCAGAATGGGCCACAGTTGATATCAAATCTTCCAAAGCACATTGTCGAGGCTATATCTCCATCTCACGTAGTTCTTGTCCTTCAAGAATTATTAACAGGTGTAGAACAGCTGGGTCAAGTAGTGCGAACATTTGCGGGTATTTTTGAACCAGACGGACGAGACAACCACATAACCCAACAGGTTTTCAAATCAGCCCATCTG TACAGGACCGAGTCACAATTCGACTCTAGCTTTGATTTTCCAGATGACTGGCAACAAGCCATTGCTACCATTCTCTCAGTCGTTTCAAAGGAGGACCCAGGCACCGAAGGAAGCTTTGCATACGACGCCCCTATAATATTAGTTCGGGGCTCCAAGAACTCTGGGAAAAGCACCTTTTCTCGTGTGCTAGCGAATAATCTTACCAGTAG ATACCACAGCGTTGCGTTTATTGACTGCGACCTCGGGCAAAGCGAATTTACTCCAGGGGGGATGGTTTCCTTAAATGTATTGAAGACACCAGTACTTG GACCACCGTTCACCCACGACAACCCGCCCAGATATGCTCATTTTATTGGCGGAAACTCGCCCAAGACTAGCCCATCGCACTATCTTGCAGCCTTGGGTGACCTTGCACAGCGCTATCAACTGGAACTCAAATACTCTGAATCTCTCAATGACGAAAATGTGGACAATGATCTTACCAAGAACTCTGGCTCTGTCCCCCTTGTTATCAATACACAGGGTTGGGTGAAGGGGCTAGGTGCTGACCTACTTCGATCTATTGAAGGGCTATTTACACCAACCCATATCGTAGAGTTTCAAACCCCTCGCATATCTTCGTCGTTCGATCTCTTCCAAGCCCAACCACCGTCATATTCAAAAGATTTTGGAAGAGACCCATCCACTAACCCTTGTCGGCTGATCAACTTGTCTCCTATACTCCCTTCCTCCCGTTCCCCACGGTTCTCCGCCGCAGACTTACGAAGTTTAACACTCGCCTCATACTTCTACAGTCGTAATCATAAAGACAATCATGTTGACCAGAGCCACTCGATTGCTTGTTGGGATACATCTTTGTCGATGAGGAACATCGCTCCTATTTCCATTGATATTCGGTCAGCTCTCGAAAGTATTACCATCGTTTCTCCCACCGGCGACGACGTTGTACAGGCCGATATTTCTAGAGCAATTGTATGCGGTATCGTTGGTTTAGTTGTTCCTGATTTTCCATCAAAACCTGCCCAAATGATATATGCCCAAGGTGCACTTCCTCCGCCTCCCCAAAATTCTCGCTGTATCGGCTTGGGGTTCGTCCGAGGGGCTTCAGCAACCCAACTTCATCTGCTTACTCCTGTACCCGCCAACCAATTAAGGCTGTGCCGGATACTGGTACTCGGAGAGCTTACTATGCCGGTTTGGGCGTTCCTAGATCCCGAGAAAGATACCAATGAAGAGGATGGGTTGCCATTCCTGCAGTGGGGTAGGAGTATAGCAGAGGAGGCTGGCGGAGAAAGAAAGAGGATCAGGCGTAACATTATGAGAAGGGGCCAGTTGTAA
- a CDS encoding NADH-ubiquinone oxidoreductase family protein yields MASTIASQGEAAKARLPLAYRDQCSALLIPLNKCRRQGNYMQWNCEHERHEYEKCQYDDLLRRMRQLSKIRKEQATAGDE; encoded by the exons ATGGCATCTACAATCGCCTCACAGGGGGAAGCCGCAAAGGCTAGACTTCCACTCGCATACCGCGATCAATGCTCTGC GTTACTTATCCCACTAAACAAGTGTCGGAGACAAGGAAACTACATGCAGTGGAATTGCGAACATGAAAG ACATGAATACGAAAA GTGCCAATACGATGA CCTCTTGCGTCGAATGAGACAGCTCTCAAAGATCAGGAAGGAACAGGCTACGGCAGGGGACGAGTAA